A DNA window from Macadamia integrifolia cultivar HAES 741 chromosome 4, SCU_Mint_v3, whole genome shotgun sequence contains the following coding sequences:
- the LOC122075736 gene encoding uncharacterized protein LOC122075736 — translation MLLRSTSTPILNSWLPHTKESSPESDLALHLPRSRSITLTASASASASASASSSNLMSPSDDSMKKMTRAMSESDLRELTVAPKPPKWSRGLSVLPMISAEEGEEQKMADPEFKNQSLERLFSSSGLDESVMETSHEAYAAGVWQEDKGLATLTGGGIGGDSGGKGGSHGGDGNGCSGFSDSNHGNDKTEVYYQKMIEANPGNGLILGNYARFLKKVRRDFVKAEEYCGRAILANPGDGNVLSLYADLIWESHKDTRRAERYFDQAVKAAPDDCYVLASYARFLWDAEEEEEDDEVKQEEEVKEKEKEVHVMGNMNKMMPSARPSNVFRGASPPLAAAS, via the exons ATGCTTCTGCGAAGCACGTCAACACCGATTCTAAACTCATGGCTTCCTCACACGAAGGAGTCGTCACCGGAATCAGATTTGGCTCTTCACTTACCGAGGAGCAGATCGATTACCTTGACGGCTTCGGCTTCGGCTTCGGCTTCGGCTTCCGCTTCTTCTTCGAATTTGATGTCTCCCAGTGACGATTCGATGAAGAAGATGACCAGAGCAATGTCGGAGAGCGATCTCCGGGAGCTCACAGTGGCGCCGAAGCCTCCGAAGTGGAGTCGAGGTCTGAGTGTGTTGCCCATGATATCTGcggaagaaggagaggaacaAAAGATGGCGGATCCCGAGTTTAAGAATCAATCGCTTGAGCGGTTGTTCTCGAGCTCTGGTTTGGATGAATCTGTGATGGAAACAAGCCATGAAGCTTATGCAGCTGGCGTATGGCAGGAGGATAAAGGATTGGCAACCCTTACGGGTGGTGGAATTGGTGGTGATAGCGGTGGTAAAGGGGGATCACATGGTGGGGATGGAAATGGTTGCTCTGGGTTTTCGGATTCCAATCACGGGAATGATAAAACTGAAGTTTATTATCAGAAGATGATCGAAGCGAATCCCGGGAACGGTCTGATCCTTGGAAATTATGCAAGATTCTTGAAAAAG GTTCGCCGTGACTTTGTGAAAGCAGAAGAGTATTGTGGTAGAGCAATTTTGGCGAACCCAGGTGATGGAAATGTTCTGTCTCTCTATGCTGATCTGATTTGGGAATCTCACAAAGATACTCGTCGTGCTGAGAGATACTTCGATCAAGCCGTTAAAGCCGCCCCTGATGACTG TTATGTTCTAGCTTCGTATGCTCGATTTCTATGGGatgctgaagaagaagaagaagatgatgaggtaaagcaggaggaggaggtgaaggagaaagaaaaggaagttcATGTAATGGGGAACATGAATAAAATGATGCCATCAGCTCGACCATCCAATGTCTTCCGAGGAGCATCTCCACCTCTGGCAGCGGCTTCTTAA